One genomic region from Clostridium saccharobutylicum DSM 13864 encodes:
- a CDS encoding N-acetylmuramoyl-L-alanine amidase family protein: MKGKISFKKIISYLLVFTVLVATVQIGNIKPASADIIISSGVSQIQGVTLYKSNSIEDSNKITIDKTSSGKYIARLLPVGQTFNLVPSSGYTITDVASSNPNSMSVQKQSNGTNYNWNISSITDASDFDLTITVQDSNGNIQSSTLTMQFEVDSTLQFGKMNVTLDGEIDPHPLNYGTDIGGKYILPNVAASVKSAKIELVESDGTPMTCTINGSSSNTVDLVGGDNVISIKVTKLGVSKVYTLVISKKGEAKLQSLVPSIGTLDPAFNSDIFDYQLTVPTDQTTISFTPTSVDNSTTIKVNNSVVTSGKKSKNIKLKEGENTVTVELTTANGDTNVYTIVVTRTEMFRSAALTSLNLTSGTLTPTFNKGIYEYNVIVENDVTSIGVTPTAEDINATITVNGKTVPSGATSNYVSLDEGSNVINVKVTDSKNNSNTYVLNVTRRYSKDNVNLSGLSVTDGTMSPTFDPETYLYSVKVARSVEKVKVTFTAQNDKATMKVIDPNDENSKNKEYTSGQSSDYVKLNIGANLITVEVTGEDTSKTTTYKLSIIRGDIEGTNQWVLVGDNWTFYNGAGVQQKNTWVKYDNQWYHLDINGYLDKNGWINLDGNYYYLNPNGIMITGWFYEKGYWYYLQGDGSMRSNCWAMYDGNWYFFNDLGEMQTGWTLYGGRWYYMDDHGIMQKGWITYDKNKYYLNDDGTMKNGWLYNGRVWYYFDDAGKMKTGWETIQGKNYYFDNNGAMKTGMMFLDGKWINLNNI, translated from the coding sequence ATGAAAGGTAAAATTAGTTTTAAAAAGATTATTTCTTATTTGTTAGTTTTTACTGTGCTAGTTGCAACAGTGCAAATAGGAAATATAAAACCTGCTAGTGCTGACATAATTATCAGCTCTGGAGTCAGTCAAATACAAGGAGTAACATTATACAAAAGTAATTCTATAGAAGATTCTAATAAGATAACTATAGATAAAACTAGTTCGGGTAAATATATTGCTAGATTACTTCCAGTAGGACAAACATTTAATTTGGTACCAAGTTCAGGTTATACTATTACTGATGTTGCAAGTAGCAATCCTAATAGTATGTCAGTGCAAAAGCAGTCAAATGGCACTAATTATAATTGGAATATTTCTTCAATAACTGATGCTAGTGATTTTGATCTTACAATTACTGTTCAGGATTCAAATGGAAATATACAATCTAGCACATTAACTATGCAATTTGAGGTAGATTCAACATTACAATTTGGAAAAATGAATGTTACTTTGGATGGAGAGATAGATCCTCATCCATTAAATTATGGAACCGATATAGGAGGAAAGTATATTTTACCTAATGTGGCGGCGTCTGTAAAAAGTGCTAAAATAGAATTGGTTGAGAGTGATGGAACTCCAATGACTTGCACAATAAATGGTTCAAGCAGCAATACTGTTGATTTAGTTGGTGGAGATAATGTAATAAGTATAAAGGTAACTAAACTTGGTGTTTCTAAGGTATATACTTTAGTAATTTCTAAGAAAGGTGAAGCAAAATTACAATCTTTAGTTCCATCAATAGGAACATTGGACCCAGCATTTAATTCAGATATATTTGATTATCAATTAACAGTTCCAACAGATCAGACAACAATATCTTTTACACCAACATCAGTTGATAATTCAACTACAATAAAAGTAAATAATAGTGTTGTTACAAGTGGTAAGAAGAGTAAAAATATTAAATTAAAAGAAGGGGAAAATACTGTTACTGTTGAGTTAACAACTGCAAATGGAGATACTAATGTCTATACAATTGTGGTAACAAGAACAGAGATGTTTAGAAGTGCAGCTCTTACTTCTCTAAATTTAACATCTGGAACTCTTACACCAACGTTTAATAAAGGCATTTATGAATATAATGTAATTGTTGAGAATGATGTTACGTCAATAGGAGTAACTCCTACAGCAGAAGATATTAATGCTACTATTACAGTTAATGGTAAGACTGTGCCAAGTGGAGCTACTTCAAATTATGTAAGCTTAGACGAAGGAAGCAATGTTATAAATGTAAAAGTAACAGATTCAAAGAATAATAGTAATACATATGTGTTAAATGTTACAAGAAGATATTCTAAGGATAATGTTAATTTAAGCGGTCTTTCAGTAACTGATGGAACAATGTCTCCAACATTTGATCCAGAAACTTATCTTTATAGTGTAAAAGTAGCTAGGAGTGTAGAAAAAGTTAAAGTTACATTTACAGCACAAAATGATAAGGCGACAATGAAAGTAATTGATCCAAATGATGAAAATAGTAAAAATAAAGAGTATACAAGTGGACAATCATCAGATTATGTTAAACTTAACATAGGAGCTAATCTTATTACAGTAGAAGTTACAGGTGAAGATACTTCTAAAACTACTACTTATAAATTAAGTATAATAAGAGGAGATATCGAAGGAACAAACCAATGGGTACTTGTTGGCGATAACTGGACATTTTATAATGGTGCTGGAGTACAACAAAAAAATACATGGGTTAAATATGATAACCAATGGTATCACTTAGACATTAATGGCTACTTGGACAAGAATGGCTGGATAAATCTTGATGGAAATTATTATTACTTAAATCCAAATGGAATAATGATTACTGGATGGTTTTATGAAAAAGGATATTGGTATTATCTTCAAGGTGATGGTTCGATGAGATCAAACTGTTGGGCTATGTATGATGGAAACTGGTATTTCTTCAATGATCTTGGAGAAATGCAAACAGGTTGGACATTATATGGAGGAAGATGGTACTACATGGATGACCATGGCATTATGCAAAAAGGTTGGATAACTTACGATAAGAATAAGTATTATTTAAATGATGATGGTACTATGAAAAATGGATGGTTATACAACGGAAGAGTATGGTACTATTTTGATGATGCAGGAAAAATGAAAACAGGATGGGAAACAATACAAGGCAAAAATTATTATTTTGATAATAATGGAGCGATGAAAACAGGAATGATGTTCCTTGATGGTAAATGGATCAACTTAAATAATATTTAA
- a CDS encoding cadherin-like beta sandwich domain-containing protein — MRKSLKYMARAVLFVSTFCVIEAANYGCLRPIAAYAESDAEIKSITLSGGYSIDFSKDKYSYVLDVNEDTDAIVVRAKPFYNNDKVLINGTQVTEEDKYRQVVKLQKGKNKIEVKIKDAFDDSYEKTYAIYIYRGISDAVYLKDINIDDKSIGFDKNKRFYNIELDEDTEYMKLTTIREDPNYTIKVNDKQLSSNDNIKIKFKGIGKYVINATVKDEETQRERVYNLNIYLGIPVSPDVTSSVKDKLKPNQWVLVNGRWTYNDSMGEPLKSTWLFDSKYQNYFYFNERGYMHTGWLLYEGNYYYLDNYGAMQRGWLKYNNNWYYLNNNGAMETGWLKYDDKWYFFDNSGEMKTGWIVDDNKWYFLNYKGEMKTDWILDNKKWYYLDEHGVMQTGWLDFNNDWYFMNNDGSMKSGEWVFNNGNWYYINYAGTMRSGWLYKDDKYYYLNEDGTMQTSTKVIDGYEYNFNEDGSVNFNYR; from the coding sequence GTGAGAAAAAGCCTTAAATATATGGCAAGGGCAGTTCTTTTTGTAAGCACATTTTGTGTAATTGAAGCTGCAAACTATGGATGTTTAAGACCTATAGCTGCTTATGCCGAAAGTGATGCAGAAATAAAGAGTATTACATTAAGTGGTGGATATAGTATTGATTTTTCAAAGGATAAATATTCTTATGTTTTAGATGTTAATGAAGATACAGATGCAATAGTAGTTAGGGCTAAACCATTTTATAACAATGATAAAGTTCTAATTAATGGCACTCAAGTAACAGAAGAAGATAAATATAGACAAGTTGTTAAGTTGCAAAAAGGAAAAAACAAAATTGAGGTAAAGATTAAAGATGCATTTGATGATAGCTATGAAAAAACATACGCAATATATATATATAGAGGTATATCAGATGCTGTTTATTTGAAAGATATAAATATAGATGATAAGAGTATTGGGTTTGATAAAAATAAACGTTTTTATAATATAGAGCTTGATGAAGATACAGAATATATGAAATTAACTACTATAAGAGAAGATCCTAATTATACAATAAAGGTTAATGATAAGCAATTAAGTTCTAATGATAACATTAAAATAAAGTTTAAAGGTATAGGAAAATATGTAATTAATGCAACTGTTAAAGATGAGGAGACTCAAAGGGAAAGAGTTTATAATTTAAATATATATTTAGGTATTCCTGTATCACCAGACGTTACTTCATCTGTCAAGGATAAGCTAAAACCTAATCAATGGGTTTTAGTAAATGGTAGATGGACATATAATGATTCAATGGGAGAACCTTTAAAAAGTACGTGGCTTTTTGATAGCAAATATCAAAATTATTTTTATTTCAATGAAAGAGGATACATGCATACTGGATGGCTATTGTATGAGGGAAACTATTATTATTTAGATAATTACGGAGCTATGCAGAGAGGTTGGTTGAAATATAATAATAATTGGTATTACTTGAATAACAATGGAGCAATGGAAACTGGTTGGTTAAAATATGATGATAAGTGGTATTTCTTTGATAACTCTGGAGAAATGAAAACTGGCTGGATAGTAGATGATAACAAATGGTACTTTCTAAATTATAAAGGTGAAATGAAGACTGATTGGATTTTAGATAATAAAAAGTGGTATTACTTAGATGAACATGGTGTAATGCAAACCGGATGGTTAGATTTTAATAACGATTGGTACTTTATGAATAATGATGGAAGCATGAAATCTGGAGAATGGGTATTTAATAATGGTAATTGGTACTATATAAATTACGCAGGAACTATGAGATCTGGTTGGCTTTATAAAGATGATAAATATTATTATCTAAATGAAGATGGAACTATGCAAACAAGTACTAAAGTTATAGATGGATATGAATATAATTTTAACGAAGATGGATCTGTAAATTTTAATTATAGATAA
- the mntA gene encoding type VII toxin-antitoxin system MntA family adenylyltransferase antitoxin, protein MSEIIYEKLDEAQLNRVIEILNEEFHPIVIYLFGSASRNELRKDSDIDIAFLTINDVDPYVCFMKAQELADIFKREVDLINLNTSSTVFRAQVVGTGKNIYCCDDTKRMYFEMRALKEYALLNEEREVILNKIKERGSVYGKGRHFK, encoded by the coding sequence ATGTCAGAAATTATATATGAAAAATTAGATGAAGCACAACTAAATAGAGTTATTGAAATTTTAAATGAAGAATTTCATCCTATAGTTATATACTTATTTGGCTCTGCATCTAGAAATGAACTTAGGAAAGATAGCGATATTGATATTGCATTTTTAACAATTAATGATGTAGATCCATATGTATGTTTTATGAAGGCACAGGAATTGGCTGATATTTTTAAAAGGGAAGTAGATCTTATAAATTTAAATACATCATCTACAGTTTTTAGAGCACAGGTAGTTGGTACTGGAAAGAATATATACTGCTGCGATGATACTAAACGTATGTATTTTGAAATGAGGGCACTAAAAGAGTATGCTCTATTGAACGAGGAAAGAGAAGTTATTTTAAATAAAATTAAAGAAAGGGGATCTGTATATGGGAAAGGACGTCATTTTAAATAA
- the hepT gene encoding type VII toxin-antitoxin system HepT family RNase toxin, with product MGKDVILNKIETIERCVNRINEVYDNNPENLNDYTKQDSIILNIQRACEASIDLAMHIVSEKKLGVPQNSRDSFEALNHNNIIDNELNKKMKSMVGFRNIAVHDYRAINLKVVQIIIESHLKDFEEYIYQINKLL from the coding sequence ATGGGAAAGGACGTCATTTTAAATAAAATTGAGACTATTGAAAGATGTGTGAATAGAATTAATGAAGTGTATGATAATAACCCTGAAAATCTAAATGATTATACAAAGCAGGATTCAATAATTTTAAATATACAAAGAGCATGTGAAGCATCAATAGACTTAGCGATGCATATAGTATCGGAAAAGAAATTAGGTGTTCCACAGAATAGCAGGGATTCTTTTGAGGCACTTAATCATAATAATATAATAGATAATGAGTTAAATAAAAAAATGAAATCTATGGTTGGATTTAGAAACATAGCAGTTCATGATTATAGAGCAATAAATTTAAAAGTTGTACAGATTATTATAGAAAGTCATTTAAAGGACTTTGAAGAATATATTTATCAAATAAATAAATTGTTATAG